The Etheostoma spectabile isolate EspeVRDwgs_2016 chromosome 1, UIUC_Espe_1.0, whole genome shotgun sequence genome has a segment encoding these proteins:
- the gse1b gene encoding genetic suppressor element 1 isoform X6 gives MCLSASSISSESSPVSSPATNHSSPVSTPKRGPLGPGPVLVPPVGHSVPNTPPVVTIAPTKTSNGLWRSEGRQADSGPRGASRERLGAEGNLPQEKGGPSVPAHLLGNPYAFGLTPGAVMQDSRFQPLNLPRQLPNAVPPGHVPEEYLRGFRPYATTEDALRMPSLPLGLDPAAAAAYYHPSYLPHPSFTPYRMDDPFCLSALRSPFYQLPGGGALPPIHPSAVHMHLPGVRYPGDFTHPSLSALQSERLQLEDELRQREREREREREREKEREREAEREKEREREREREREREKELAREREREREREREREREREKELERQKERALREKELQASKAMESHYLAELHAMRGQEDRNKPERLTPNRTDKTKEPTPPAPKPVPPGLHSSMVQPHHPIPGLISGHGLYIGSSAVGTGLSASMIAQRANEEERWLARQRKLRQEKEDRQYQVSEFRQQVLEQHLDLGRPADAPEHRTDSHRSIPNHHEPGSRDLHPHLGAPPPLISPKPPQPPREHHPPTTLWNPASLIETTSESRRNHEPSGMGHYDLSRLPPGPSKYEDGARRREGGAIEKYPPLRGPPGLPEPSTFLADLEKSTQSFFSQQRASLSLSSQYELEGAMKSNSGIKSLQGYPGHSRQGQGLEMVSGLGMGQVATLEMGPDTMLIYDEFLQQHRRPVSKLDLEEKRRREAREKGYYYELDDSYDESDDEEVRAHLRRVAEQPPLKLDDSTEKLDFLGVFGLTTVGQRDELVQQKRRKRRRRLRERSPSPPVSHSKRSPPLPPLQLSTRFTPEEMDRAPELEDKKRFLTTFRLSHVTIQQRRDNERVVELLQAIKEKSVTLDTIRHAPYPLCKSPAAQISDSAFAQPSSESEGHHSVRPHSPSSQCPASPNGHPKPLGETLRPKQPPSPAVYPDKARGPSEGPVSKKSSSLLNSLRPPLPLQAKEGPHSVNGRTKPWDSFTPEEFAQQFHESVLQSTQKALQKHKGGAMAMSESSHLQESSVHYNIPELQSVPGRPPHSQSQSHSNAHSFPHPLSHAHPQPNGQHFSVALHREASGTREDMSGPEEEEEEEDEEEEEAPPSKWQGIESIFEAYQEHVEEQSLERQVLQSQCRRLEAQNYNLSLTAEQLSHSMGEMMSQRQKLAVERDKLQAELEHFRKCLTLPQTHWPRGSHYKGYPPR, from the exons GCTGACTCAGGGCCTCGTGGGGCCAGCAGAGAACGTCTGGGTGCAGAGGGGAACCTCCCACAGGAAAAGGGTGGCCCCTCAGTCCCTGCCCACCTCCTGGGAAACCCCTATGCCTTTGGTCTCACCCCCGGTGCTGTCATGCAGGATTCACGTTTCCAGCCACTCAA TCTGCCCAGACAGTTGCCTAATGCAGTCCCCCCTGGTCATGTACCAGAAGAATACCTCCGTGGTTTCCGGCCCTATGCCACAACCGAGGATGCCCTCCGCATGCCCTCTTTGCCCTTAGGCCTGGACCCCGCTGCTGCAGCTGCCTACTACCACCCCAGCTACCTGCCCCACCCCTCCTTCACTCCATACAG GATGGATGACCCGTTCTGCCTCTCTGCTTTGAGGTCACCTTTCTATCAGCTGCCAGGAGGGGGAGCGTTACCTCCCATCCATCCCTCTGCTGTTCACATGCACCTACCTGGGGTCCGCTACCCTGGAGACTTTACGCACCCCTCACTGTCAGCACTGCAGTCTGAAAG GCTTCAGCTGGAGGATGAGCTgcggcagagagagagggagcgtgAACGAGAACGGGAGCgcgaaaaagagagagaacgtgaggcagagagagagaaagagcgggAGAGAGAACGAGAGCGGGAGCGAGAGCGGGAGAAAGAGCtagcgagggagagagagcgcgagcgggaaagagagcgagagagggagagagaaagggagaaggaACTGGAGAGGCAGAAGGAGAGAGCACTGAGGGAGAAGGAGCTGCAAGCGTCCAAGGCCATGGAGAGCCACTATCTGGCTGAGCTCCATGCCATGAGGGGGCAGGAAGATCGAAACAAGCCTGAGAGACTCACCCCTAATCGGACTG ATAAAACCAAAGAGCCCACCCCTCCAGCCCCCAAACCAGTCCCACCAGGACTCCATTCTTCAATGGTCCAACCACATCATCCCATCCCAGGTCTAATCTCAGGCCACGGCCTCTACATAGGGTCCAGCGCTGTAGGGACGGGGCTCTCTGCCTCAATGATAGCtcagagggcaaatgaggaggAGAGGTGGTTGGCGCGGCAACGTAAGCTGCGGCAGGAGAAAGAGGATCGTCAGTACCAGGTGTCTGAATTCCGCCAGCAGGTTCTGGAGCAGCACTTGGACTTGGGCCGTCCAGCTGATGCACCAGAACACAGGACAGACTCACACAG ATCCATACCAAATCACCATGAACCAGGAAGCCGGGACCTCCACCCTCACTTAGGTGCACCTCCACCCCTCATCTCCCCCAAACCTCCTCAGCCACCACGTGAACACCACCCTCCCACCACCCTGTGGAACCCTGCATCTCTTATAGAAACCACCTCAGAGTCTAGACGTAACCACGAGCCCTCAGGGATGGGACACTATGACCTCAGTCGGCTGCCCCCAGGACCCTCCAAATATGAAGACGGAGCCCGAAGGAGAGAAGGGGGTGCAATTGAGAAGTATCCCCCTCTGAGAGGTCCTCCGGGCCTTCCGGAACCCAGCACATTCCTTGCTGATCTGGAGAAATCGACCCAGTCCTTCTTCAGCCAGCAGAGGGCATCATTGTCCCTGTCTAGCCAGTATGAATTGGAGGGAGCAATGAAAAGCAATTCTGGAATAAAGAGCCTCCAGGGATACCCGGGACACAGTAGACAAGGACAAGGGCTAGAAATGGTCTCCGGCCTAGGGATGGGACAGGTAGCCACACTGGAGATGGGTCCAGACACAATGCTGATCTATGACGAATTCCTTCAGCAGCATCGAAGGCCTGTCAGCAAGCTGGACCTGGAGGAGAAAAGGAGAAGGGAGGCCAGGGAGAAAG GTTATTACTATGAGCTGGATGACTCATATGATGAGAGTGATGATGAGGAGGTGAGAGCCCATCTCAGGAGAGTAGCAGAGCAGCCCCCACTCAAACTGGATGACTCCACAGAG AAACTGGACTTCCTGGGAGTGTTTGGCCTGACCACGGTGGGCCAACGAGATGAGTTGGTGCagcaaaaaagaaggaaaaggcgGAGGAGGCTCAGAGAGCGTAGCCCCTCACCCCCTGTCTCACACTCGAAacgctctcctcctcttcctcctctccaacTCAGCACGCGCTTCACCCCTGAGGAAATGGACCGAGCACCAGAGCTGGAGGATAAGAAGCGGTTCCTCACCACGTTCAGACTGTCCCATGTCACTATACAGCAGAGGAGAG ATAATGAAAGGGTAGTGGAGCTGCTTCAGGCCATTAAAGAAAAGAGCGTAACCTTGGATACCATCAGGCATGCCCCTTATCCACTGTGTAAGAGCCCTGCAGCACAGATTTCTG ATTCTGCATTTGCCCAGCCTTCCTCTGAATCAGAAGGCCACCACAGTGTCCGACCGCATAGCCCCTCCTCACAATGCCCAGCGTCCCCCAATGGTCATCCTAAACCCCTTGGGGAGACATTAAGACCAAAGCAACCCCCTTCTCCAGCTGTCTACCCAGACAAGGCCCGGGGGCCCAGTGAGGGACCGGTCTCTAAAAAGAGCTCCAGCCTGCTGAACAGCTTGCGGCCCCCACTTCCCCTGCAGGCTAAAGAGGGACCTCACAGCGTCAACGGACGCACCAAACCCTGGGACAGCTTTACCCCGGAGGAATTTGCCCAGCAGTTCCATGAATCTGTGCTTCAGTCCACTCAGAAGgctctgcagaaacataaag GTGGAGCCATGGCGATGTCGGAGTCGTCCCACCTCCAGGAGTCCTCTGTACACTACAACATTCCAGAGCTTCAGAGCGTCCCGGGCCGGCCGCCGCATTCACAATCACAATCTCACTCCAATGCACATTCATTTCCCCATCCGCTCTCACATGCTCACCCTCAGCCCAACGGGCAGCACTTCTCTGTAGCCCTGCACCGGGAGGCCTCAGGGACGAGGGAGGACATGTCCGGtccagaggaggaagaggaggaagaggatgaggaggaagaggaggctccTCCTTCCAAGTGGCAGGGGATTGAATCTATATTTGAAGCTTATCAGGAACATGTTGAAG AGCAAAGTTTGGAGCGACAAGTGTTGCAGAGCCAGTGTCGAAGACTAGAAGCTCAGAATTACAACCTCAGTCTGACTGCTGAACAGCTGTCTCATAGCATGGGG GAGATGATGTCCCAGAGACAGAAGCTGGCAGTTGAAAGGGACAAGCTACAAGCAGAGCTGGAGCACTTCAGGAAGTGTTTGACACTGCCACAGACACACTGGCCGAGAGGGAGCCATTACAAGGGCTACCCTCCAAGGTGA